The proteins below are encoded in one region of Syntrophotalea carbinolica DSM 2380:
- a CDS encoding Slp family lipoprotein translates to MKKSLFLVLFPALLGLLTGCGSVLSKDALYDVNYEVEYPQLKASPETHLGKTIILGGLILENRITDDGSTLEILKYTLDKRDEPQDPDELGGRFLARSDRLLDPSIYKEGKLVTLTGTLRGVEVRPMQKARYHYPVFEIGELYLWPEQRYDRPYPYYPYYGPFPYGYYYPYWRGHPYWW, encoded by the coding sequence ATGAAAAAATCGCTATTCTTGGTGCTTTTTCCAGCTCTGCTCGGTCTGCTGACAGGTTGTGGATCGGTTCTCTCCAAAGACGCCCTGTACGACGTCAACTACGAAGTGGAATATCCCCAACTGAAAGCCTCGCCGGAAACGCACCTGGGCAAGACCATCATCCTCGGCGGCTTGATTCTGGAAAACCGGATCACCGACGACGGCTCCACTCTGGAAATCCTCAAATACACCCTCGACAAGCGGGACGAACCGCAGGACCCCGATGAGCTGGGTGGACGCTTTTTGGCCCGCAGCGACCGACTGCTCGACCCGAGCATTTATAAGGAAGGGAAACTTGTCACCCTCACCGGCACCCTGCGCGGCGTCGAGGTCCGGCCTATGCAAAAAGCCCGTTACCACTATCCGGTTTTCGAAATCGGCGAACTTTACCTGTGGCCCGAGCAACGCTATGATCGCCCCTATCCCTACTACCCCTACTACGGTCCGTTCCCGTACGGGTACTATTATCCCTATTGGCGTGGACATCCCTATTGGTGGTAA
- a CDS encoding lipid-binding SYLF domain-containing protein, producing the protein MLKPKGYIRLLAGMLTMLGLLWSGSAPAAEQETTVHQAVAVLDKIMEIPESAIPPSLLANAYGIAIIPGVVKGAFIIGGRYGEGVLLVRTPGGGWSNPTFLSIGGGSFGWQIGGQSTDVILVFKSQRSIEDIKRGKFTLGADAAVAAGPVGRRVEGATDVMLKAEILSYSRSRGFFAGVSLEGSVLNILWQDNAAYYGRQNVTVEDIFSGRVRGPASATTLRRTVDTYAP; encoded by the coding sequence ATGTTGAAGCCGAAAGGTTATATACGTCTGCTGGCCGGTATGCTGACCATGCTGGGACTGCTCTGGAGCGGTTCGGCACCGGCCGCCGAGCAGGAAACAACCGTCCACCAGGCTGTCGCCGTCCTCGACAAGATCATGGAGATTCCCGAATCGGCCATACCCCCCAGTCTGCTGGCCAATGCCTACGGGATCGCCATCATTCCCGGGGTGGTCAAGGGGGCCTTCATCATCGGCGGGCGTTATGGGGAAGGGGTGCTGCTGGTACGTACTCCCGGGGGAGGGTGGAGCAATCCGACCTTCCTGTCCATCGGCGGTGGCAGCTTCGGCTGGCAGATCGGCGGTCAGTCAACGGATGTCATCCTGGTGTTCAAGAGCCAACGCAGCATTGAAGACATCAAACGAGGCAAATTCACCCTCGGCGCCGACGCGGCGGTGGCCGCCGGGCCAGTGGGACGAAGGGTGGAAGGCGCCACCGACGTGATGCTCAAGGCGGAGATTCTATCCTACAGCCGTTCCCGGGGATTTTTTGCCGGCGTTTCCCTGGAAGGCTCGGTGCTGAATATCCTCTGGCAGGACAATGCCGCCTATTACGGGCGACAAAATGTTACGGTCGAGGATATTTTCTCCGGCCGCGTCCGCGGACCGGCCTCGGCGACAACCTTGCGCAGGACAGTGGACACGTACGCGCCTTAG